From one candidate division WOR-3 bacterium genomic stretch:
- the feoB gene encoding ferrous iron transport protein B: protein MKKIKILLVGQPNVGKSSLLNALVGSKVVASNYPGTTVEILKAEKTVGETIIIFVDTPGIYSIADRSKEEKITAKALFEGKFDGVVIVADVCSLERSLYLALQILEAEIPAVIALNFVEEAGKKGISVDADKLSHLLRIPVIPINPVKRKGMDILLDSLTNIGQEDFYKIVYDDHIEQAIHEISYDLKQTDLPKRFISVRILEKDEDFYKYVSYEDTAKKTQKILSPHPKVEEDISVTRYGIAAFIAEKATTIIHRDKSASIQKKMDDILLHKIYGPLATFLILLTIFGLLLFLGNYTQDILMNLTEKLLLPLTFSNTSIFKIVLVQGLTGVMAGISIALPYVFLFYVILGFLEDVGILPRFIVNTERFFKLLGLPGKAFIPLSLGLGCSVSAERATRILTSDKEKMFTLSLFAFVPCSSRIAVIMGIVGFFGGQMMAVSVLFSLFIAALIWSFALKKVLRIKKEPLLIELPPYRVPLLKNIMIKSWIRMKDFIYLVIPLLALGGIIYALFDTMNLTEKIANPFSPITGWLGLPKETIIPLLFGFFQKDLTATMLLSALGQDISSILKPMQIFTFGLASSIGIPCIIAFGVLIKEIGIKKSALIFIATMAYGILFSGVVFRMIRFIF, encoded by the coding sequence ATGAAGAAAATTAAAATACTCCTGGTAGGGCAACCCAATGTCGGAAAATCATCTCTTCTCAACGCGCTTGTCGGTTCAAAAGTAGTAGCCTCAAACTACCCCGGGACGACCGTAGAAATATTAAAAGCTGAAAAAACCGTCGGCGAAACGATTATAATTTTTGTTGATACACCTGGTATATATTCCATAGCCGACAGGAGTAAAGAGGAAAAGATAACCGCCAAAGCGCTTTTTGAGGGAAAATTCGACGGGGTGGTAATAGTAGCTGATGTATGTTCTTTGGAAAGAAGTCTCTACCTTGCTTTACAGATTTTGGAAGCGGAAATACCTGCGGTGATAGCTCTCAATTTCGTGGAAGAAGCGGGAAAAAAAGGCATCAGCGTTGACGCTGATAAACTTTCCCACCTACTCAGAATTCCTGTAATACCTATAAATCCGGTAAAGAGGAAAGGTATGGATATACTTTTGGACTCCCTTACAAATATTGGGCAGGAGGATTTCTATAAAATAGTTTATGATGACCATATAGAACAGGCCATACATGAAATTTCTTATGATTTAAAACAGACAGATCTACCTAAAAGATTTATTTCCGTGCGAATCTTGGAAAAAGACGAGGATTTTTACAAATATGTATCCTATGAAGATACAGCCAAAAAAACGCAAAAAATTCTTTCGCCACACCCAAAAGTGGAAGAGGATATTTCGGTGACGAGGTATGGAATCGCGGCATTCATTGCCGAAAAAGCCACGACTATAATCCACAGAGACAAATCAGCTTCAATTCAAAAAAAGATGGACGACATACTCCTGCATAAAATTTACGGTCCTTTAGCGACATTTCTCATACTCCTTACAATATTCGGACTTCTCCTGTTCCTCGGAAACTATACACAGGATATTTTGATGAATCTTACAGAAAAATTGCTTCTGCCTTTGACATTTTCCAACACTTCGATTTTCAAAATCGTTCTCGTCCAAGGCCTCACAGGCGTTATGGCCGGTATTTCAATAGCCCTTCCTTACGTGTTTCTCTTTTATGTGATACTGGGTTTTCTCGAAGACGTAGGCATTTTGCCAAGGTTCATCGTCAACACAGAGAGATTCTTCAAACTCTTGGGTCTCCCTGGGAAAGCTTTCATACCTCTATCCTTAGGCCTTGGATGCTCTGTATCCGCTGAGAGGGCGACGAGGATTCTGACATCCGATAAAGAAAAAATGTTCACCTTGTCGTTATTCGCCTTTGTGCCTTGTTCAAGCCGTATAGCAGTCATAATGGGTATTGTTGGCTTTTTCGGAGGTCAAATGATGGCTGTTTCGGTTTTGTTTTCTCTGTTTATAGCAGCTTTGATATGGTCTTTTGCCCTCAAAAAGGTGCTTAGGATCAAAAAAGAACCTTTGCTCATTGAACTCCCGCCGTACAGAGTTCCGCTTTTAAAAAACATTATGATAAAAAGCTGGATCAGAATGAAGGATTTCATTTATTTGGTAATACCCCTTTTGGCTCTCGGGGGAATAATTTACGCGCTTTTTGACACCATGAACTTGACTGAAAAAATCGCAAATCCATTTTCTCCAATCACAGGATGGCTGGGACTTCCTAAAGAGACAATAATACCTCTGTTGTTCGGGTTCTTCCAAAAAGATCTGACGGCCACAATGCTTTTGTCCGCGCTCGGACAGGATATTTCGTCTATCTTAAAACCCATGCAGATATTTACTTTCGGCCTGGCGTCTTCCATAGGCATCCCATGCATCATAGCTTTCGGAGTCTTAATAAAAGAAATCGGTATAAAAAAATCAGCTTTAATATTTATAGCCACAATGGCATACGGCATTTTATTTTCCGGCGTGGTTTTTAGAATGATTAGATTTATTTTCTGA